The Mya arenaria isolate MELC-2E11 chromosome 16, ASM2691426v1 genome includes a window with the following:
- the LOC128221409 gene encoding T-cell-specific guanine nucleotide triphosphate-binding protein 2-like: MNEMEVGSSTLDYEDIEQFQNEAKESLKKANGSLRKLFKDAINKNGIQGMHDVLKHELNRWKDVKLNIAITGAAGTGKSSLINTLRGIRPSHPLAAKVGVDETTLQPTPYPHPQYDNVVYWDLPGVGTLKFKKDTYVEKTDLDKYDLFIIVGCGRFTENDAWLASEVFKIDRQVYIVRTKIDIDMQNEMSDYAERFQKKVVMEKIRQSTTANMEKLADEMHLKKAVVEKIPIFLISTKLHDVKKYDFEDLQKTMTDEIPDIKKEAMVMALSTLTLSAIDEKMKVIKERFQKMWGAITVALCIPGINILSLFFVEGILDNEMNMYRQQLGIDDESIIQRNIDVNNLDLQMTPTSKWKQFFNTRSVLKNILFKHNFLCNGK, encoded by the exons ATGAACGAAATGGAAGTTGGATCTAGCACTTTGGATTACGAAGATATTGAACAATTTCAGAACGAG GCAAAAGAATCTTTGAAAAAGGCTAACGGATCATTGAGGAAACTGTTTAAGGACGCAATAAACAAAAACGGAATACAAGGAATGCATGATGTACTGAAACATGAACTGAACAGATGGAAGGATGTGAAGTTGAATATAGCTATCACCGGAGCCGCGGGTACTGGAAAATCAAGCCTCATAAACACTCTGCGTGGAATCAGACCTAGTCATCCACTCGCGGCAAAGGTCGGGGTAGATGAAACAACTCTGCAGCCGACACCATACCCGCATCCACAGTACGACAATGTTGTATATTGGGATCTACCGGGTGTGGGAACACTGAAATTTAAGAAGGATACTTACGTTGAAAAAACTGATCTCGATAAATacgatttatttattattgttggTTGTGGAAGATTTACTGAAAACGATGCTTGGCTGGCGTCAGAGGTGTTTAAGATAGACCGCCAGGTCTACATTGTTCGCACAAAAATTGATATAGACATGCAAAATGAAATGTCTGACTATGCTGAACGGTTTCAAAAGAAAGTGGTTATGGAAAAAATTAGGCAGTCTACAACAGCCAACATGGAAAAGCTAGCTGATGAGATGCATCTTAAAAAAGCAGTTGTCGAAAAGATACCAATTTTCCTGATAAGTACAAAGCTTCACGATGTAAAGAAATACGACTTCGAAGATCTTCAGAAGACAATGACAGACGAGATACCGGATATCAAGAAGGAGGCGATGGTTATGGCGCTATCTACCTTAACGCTGTCAGCAATCGATGAAAAAATGAAGGTTATAAAAGAACGCTTTCAAAAAATGTGGGGTGCAATAACCGTTGCTTTATGCATTCCAGGAATAAACATCCTGAGCTTATTTTTTGTCGAGGGTATTTTAGataatgaaatgaatatgtACAGACAACAATTAGGAATCGACGACGAGTCTATTATTCAAAGGAACATTGACgtaaacaatttagatctgcaGATGACACCTACTTCCAAATggaaacaattttttaataCACGATCTGTCctgaaaaacattttgttcaagCACAATTTTCTTTGCAATGGAAAGTGA